A stretch of Mycobacterium sp. ITM-2016-00316 DNA encodes these proteins:
- a CDS encoding 2,3-butanediol dehydrogenase, whose translation MRAAVYYGPNKVDVTDVPEPEPRPGTVKVQVGFNGICGTDLHEYYAGPIFVPTTPHPLTGRQLPLVMGHEFSGTITALGADVQGWAEGDRVAIEPIYRCGKCGPCQAGTYNICAQIGFHGLMSDGGMAEYTVVPTDMLHKLPDNVSLELGALVEPMSVAYHAATLGDAHPGDTAMVFGAGPIGIGLWFALRGKGIEDTFVVEPSGTRRAAIESLGARTLDPAAVDVPSFIADHTGGRGAGAVYDAAGVAPAVETALACIGARKAMVSVAIYEKPLTTPLLNLVMNESRIQGSLCYTAADFEAVIDLMSRGAYDTTGWVTAIGIEDVIDEGFEALHAGTKMKVLVDPANPKDPS comes from the coding sequence ATGAGAGCAGCTGTGTACTACGGGCCGAACAAAGTCGATGTGACCGATGTACCGGAGCCCGAGCCGAGGCCGGGGACCGTCAAGGTGCAGGTCGGATTCAACGGCATCTGCGGCACGGACCTGCACGAATACTATGCCGGGCCGATCTTCGTGCCGACCACACCGCACCCGCTGACCGGCCGGCAACTTCCCTTGGTGATGGGCCACGAATTCTCCGGCACCATCACCGCGCTCGGCGCCGACGTCCAGGGTTGGGCCGAGGGTGACCGGGTGGCGATCGAGCCGATCTACCGGTGTGGGAAGTGCGGGCCGTGTCAGGCCGGCACCTACAACATCTGCGCCCAGATCGGCTTCCACGGGCTGATGTCCGACGGCGGGATGGCCGAATACACCGTCGTGCCCACCGACATGCTGCACAAGCTTCCCGACAATGTGTCGCTGGAACTGGGCGCCCTGGTGGAGCCGATGTCGGTGGCCTATCACGCGGCCACACTGGGCGATGCGCACCCCGGTGACACCGCGATGGTGTTCGGCGCGGGTCCCATCGGCATCGGACTGTGGTTCGCCCTGCGCGGCAAGGGCATCGAGGACACCTTCGTCGTCGAGCCGTCCGGCACGCGGCGCGCCGCCATCGAGTCGCTCGGCGCCCGAACCCTGGATCCGGCAGCCGTCGACGTACCGTCCTTCATCGCCGACCACACCGGCGGCCGGGGCGCCGGCGCGGTGTATGACGCGGCCGGGGTGGCGCCCGCCGTCGAGACCGCGCTGGCCTGCATCGGTGCGCGCAAGGCCATGGTCAGCGTGGCGATCTATGAGAAACCGCTGACCACCCCGCTGCTGAACCTCGTGATGAACGAATCCCGCATCCAGGGCTCGCTCTGCTACACGGCAGCCGATTTCGAGGCCGTCATCGATCTGATGTCGCGCGGGGCCTATGACACCACCGGCTGGGTGACCGCCATCGGTATCGAGGACGTCATCGACGAGGGCTTCGAGGCCCTACATGCCGGAACCAAGATGAAGGTTCTGGTCGATCCCGCCAACCCGAAGGACCCGTCATGA
- a CDS encoding helix-turn-helix domain-containing protein — protein sequence MAGSSIPEPAVAVGDDPRRYAMLLSEVYDATMAGSRSPARPRSVIADSWNRLLGSGIDPEHHDPPDVDRSGLDLLRQSSGLTAVLEDISRGLESVIADGNNILVVADARGRVLWRSGTPRVLSQADRLGFVEGANWGEPAVGTNAIGTALVSRRAVQIFSAEHFLRSHHAWTCAGAPIRDPRTGHVIGAVDVSGPASTVHPTTVALVDLVARLAESRLREAHERTLNQLRAVAAPMLARMGSPALAVDPEGWVAAVDSLPPHNRILLPHNAGAGRAWIPALGACELEPLSGGWLVRPVEEMAADGPAGRATLDLRNHSAPTLSMVGQSGTWCRDISPRHAEILLVLATRPEGRSAPELAADLYGDRSRVVTVRAEMSRLRRQLVGLIAGQPYRFTDGVVVDVCRPADPGALLPGSSAPAVCAIRNQSL from the coding sequence ATGGCCGGCTCCTCGATCCCCGAGCCCGCGGTCGCCGTCGGTGACGACCCGCGTCGGTACGCCATGCTGCTCTCCGAGGTGTACGACGCGACGATGGCCGGATCCCGGTCGCCCGCAAGGCCACGCTCGGTCATCGCGGATTCCTGGAACAGGCTGCTGGGCAGTGGAATTGACCCCGAGCATCACGACCCGCCGGATGTGGACCGCAGCGGGCTGGATCTGCTGCGGCAGTCCTCGGGTCTGACGGCGGTGCTCGAGGACATCTCGCGCGGACTGGAGTCGGTGATCGCCGACGGCAACAACATCCTGGTGGTGGCGGACGCCCGTGGCCGGGTGCTGTGGCGGTCGGGCACGCCGAGGGTGCTGTCGCAGGCCGACCGGCTGGGCTTCGTCGAAGGAGCCAACTGGGGGGAACCCGCGGTGGGGACCAACGCGATCGGCACCGCGCTGGTCTCCCGGCGAGCGGTGCAGATCTTCTCCGCCGAGCACTTCCTGCGCAGCCACCACGCCTGGACGTGCGCCGGCGCGCCCATCCGCGACCCCCGCACCGGGCACGTGATCGGCGCCGTCGACGTGTCCGGACCCGCGTCCACGGTGCACCCCACCACCGTGGCACTGGTGGATCTGGTGGCGCGTCTGGCGGAATCGCGGCTGCGCGAAGCCCACGAACGCACGCTGAACCAGTTGCGGGCGGTCGCCGCTCCGATGCTGGCCCGGATGGGCTCGCCGGCGCTGGCGGTCGACCCGGAGGGCTGGGTGGCGGCAGTGGATTCGCTGCCGCCGCACAACCGGATCCTGTTGCCGCACAATGCCGGAGCTGGCCGGGCATGGATACCGGCCTTGGGTGCCTGTGAGCTGGAGCCGCTGTCGGGCGGCTGGCTGGTGCGCCCGGTCGAGGAAATGGCGGCCGACGGCCCGGCCGGGCGTGCCACGCTGGACCTGCGCAACCACAGCGCGCCGACGCTGTCGATGGTGGGCCAGTCGGGCACCTGGTGCCGCGACATCTCTCCGCGGCACGCCGAGATACTGCTGGTGCTCGCCACCCGCCCCGAAGGGCGCAGCGCACCCGAGCTGGCCGCCGACCTGTACGGCGACCGCTCCCGGGTGGTCACCGTCCGTGCCGAGATGTCCCGGCTGCGACGGCAACTGGTCGGTCTGATCGCCGGCCAGCCGTATCGCTTCACCGATGGCGTCGTGGTGGACGTGTGCCGGCCGGCGGATCCGGGCGCGCTGCTGCCGGGGTCGTCGGCGCCCGCGGTGTGCGCGATCCGCAATCAGAGCCTGTGA
- a CDS encoding S9 family peptidase — translation MAERVTFPSATGPALAGLIDLPEGPVRGWGVFSHGFTLGKDSPAAARICKQLAADGIGMLRFDALGLGGSEGDWGDGSFTCKVDDVIAACHFMTARGTPADLLVGHSWGGAAVLACARDCDGVRAVVTVGAPFDPTHVEHQYDACLDQVFAEGSGQWMAGGKTLTLKRAFVEDVRRAKLDDKIKGLRLPLLILHSPTDNTVGIENASDIFRMARHPRSFVSLEGSEHLLTGPGQAKRAGRIIGAWADAYLR, via the coding sequence ATGGCTGAACGCGTCACCTTCCCCAGCGCGACCGGACCCGCCCTGGCCGGTCTCATCGACCTCCCCGAGGGTCCGGTGCGCGGTTGGGGGGTCTTCTCGCACGGATTCACCCTCGGCAAGGACTCGCCCGCCGCGGCACGGATCTGTAAGCAGTTGGCCGCCGACGGGATCGGCATGCTCCGCTTCGATGCGCTCGGCCTCGGCGGCTCCGAGGGCGACTGGGGTGACGGATCGTTCACCTGCAAGGTCGACGATGTCATCGCGGCATGCCATTTCATGACCGCGCGCGGTACCCCCGCCGATCTGCTGGTGGGCCATTCGTGGGGCGGCGCGGCGGTGCTGGCCTGCGCGCGTGACTGCGACGGGGTGCGCGCCGTGGTCACCGTCGGCGCGCCGTTCGACCCCACCCATGTCGAGCACCAGTACGACGCCTGTCTGGATCAGGTGTTCGCCGAGGGCAGCGGGCAGTGGATGGCGGGCGGCAAGACCCTGACGCTCAAGCGCGCCTTCGTCGAGGACGTGCGGCGCGCCAAGCTGGACGACAAGATCAAGGGTCTCCGGTTGCCGCTGCTGATCCTGCACTCGCCGACCGACAACACCGTCGGCATCGAGAACGCCAGCGATATCTTCCGGATGGCCCGCCACCCCCGCAGCTTCGTCTCGCTGGAGGGTTCCGAGCACCTGCTCACCGGGCCCGGTCAGGCCAAGCGGGCCGGCCGCATCATCGGTGCGTGGGCGGACGCCTACCTGCGGTGA
- the hrpA gene encoding ATP-dependent RNA helicase HrpA, giving the protein MSDPSVRALRTKLDDLTFRDASRLGRRLKGLHGDAPEALIKQFAAAEALVLTRQAAVPQITYPDLPVTDSRAELAEAISDNQVVIVAGATGSGKTTQLPKICLELGRGIRGTIGHTQPRRLAARTVAQRIADELGTPLGSTVGYTVRFTDQASDSTLIKLMTDGILLAEIQRDRRLLRYDTLILDEAHERSLNIDFLLGYLRELLPRRPDLKVIVTSATIEPQRFAEHFNGAPIVEVSGRTYPVEIRYRPLEVPVATEAGDDPDDPDHEIVRTEARDPTEAIVDAIGELEAEPPGDVLVFLSGEREIRDTADALRGLVDQGTEVLPLYARLSTAEQQKVFTPSTARRRIVLATNVAETSLTVPGIRYVVDPGTARISRYSRRTKVQRLPIEPISQASAAQRAGRSGRTAPGVCIRLYAESDFESRPRYTDPEILRTNLAAVILQMAALKLGDIADFPFLDPPDARSIRDGVQLLQELGAFDGTGALTEVGSRLARLPLDPRIGRMILAADTENCVREVLVLAAALSIPDPRERPVDREEAARQKHARFADEHSDFVSYLNLWRYLREQRKERSGSAFRRMCRDEFLHYLRIREWQDLAGQLRSIAGDLGIRESDEDADPARIHAALTAGLLSHIGLREGETRDYIGARNTKFVLAPGSVLSKKPPRWIVVADLVETSRLFGRTAARVDPDSIERVAGDLVQRSYSEPHWNAQRGAVMAFERVTLYGLPLVPRRTVGYAQVDPAVSRDLFIQHALVEGDWQTRHHFFRDNAALRAELEEMEERARRRDLVIDDQELFALYDARIPPEAVSARHFDAWWKKQRHKTPELLTFTRAELLRSDDADEHPDTWRTEDLALPLTYRFEPGAADDGVTVHVPVEVLTRIGGDGFPWQVPALREELVTALIKSLPKDLRRNFVPAPDTARAILDDLNPGTGSLLTEMARELRRRSGVVVPIEAFDLSKIPDHLRVTFAVETADGAEVARGKDLAGLQDRLAAPVQRAVAQAVAGEWQRTGLTSWPADLAELPRTVEQLSGGHTVRGFPAFVDTGAGVDVRVFATKAEQIATMRPGLRRLLRLTAPSPVKAVERGLDTRARLALNANPDGSLTALLEDCADAAVDALAREMVWTKADFDALTAQVGKRLAATTSDVAARVGKVLAAAHEAQVAIPDRPPTAQADAVADIRAQLDRLLPKGFVTITGVTRLADLTRYLLAIGRRLERLPHALGADRERMDRVHAVEDAYDDLVRTLSPARAAGVDVTDIGWQIEELRVSLWAQQLGTPRPVSEQRIYKAIAAIS; this is encoded by the coding sequence GTGTCCGATCCCTCTGTGCGTGCGCTGCGCACCAAGCTCGACGATCTGACATTCCGGGACGCCTCGCGCCTCGGGCGGCGGCTCAAGGGGTTGCACGGTGACGCCCCGGAAGCGCTGATCAAGCAGTTCGCCGCCGCCGAAGCGCTGGTGCTCACCCGACAGGCAGCCGTCCCGCAGATCACCTACCCGGACCTGCCGGTGACCGACAGCCGCGCCGAGCTGGCCGAAGCCATCAGTGACAACCAGGTGGTGATCGTCGCCGGGGCGACCGGTTCGGGCAAGACCACCCAGCTGCCCAAGATCTGTCTGGAGCTGGGCCGGGGTATCCGCGGCACCATCGGTCACACCCAGCCGCGCCGGCTGGCCGCCCGCACGGTGGCCCAGCGCATCGCCGACGAGCTCGGGACCCCGCTCGGTTCCACGGTCGGCTACACCGTCCGGTTCACCGATCAGGCCAGCGACTCGACGTTGATCAAACTGATGACCGACGGCATTCTGCTGGCCGAGATCCAGCGTGACCGCCGGCTGCTGCGCTATGACACCCTGATCCTCGACGAGGCGCACGAGCGCAGCCTCAACATCGACTTCCTGCTCGGCTACCTGCGTGAGCTGTTACCGCGCCGCCCCGACCTCAAGGTGATCGTCACCTCGGCGACCATCGAGCCGCAGCGCTTCGCCGAGCACTTCAACGGGGCGCCCATCGTGGAGGTGTCGGGGCGGACCTACCCGGTGGAGATCCGGTACCGGCCACTTGAGGTGCCGGTGGCCACCGAGGCGGGTGACGATCCCGACGACCCGGACCACGAGATCGTGCGTACCGAGGCACGCGATCCGACCGAGGCCATCGTCGACGCCATCGGCGAATTGGAGGCCGAGCCGCCCGGCGACGTGCTGGTGTTCCTGTCCGGGGAACGCGAGATCCGCGACACCGCGGACGCCCTGCGTGGTCTGGTGGATCAGGGCACCGAGGTGCTGCCGCTGTATGCCCGGTTATCCACCGCAGAGCAGCAGAAGGTGTTCACTCCCAGCACCGCCCGCCGGCGAATCGTGCTGGCCACCAACGTCGCCGAGACCTCGCTGACGGTGCCGGGCATCCGCTACGTCGTCGACCCGGGTACCGCGCGCATCTCCCGCTACAGCCGGCGCACCAAGGTGCAGCGACTGCCCATCGAACCGATCTCGCAGGCCTCGGCCGCACAGCGCGCCGGCCGGTCGGGCCGCACCGCACCCGGTGTCTGCATCCGGCTGTACGCGGAGTCCGATTTCGAATCCCGGCCTCGCTACACCGATCCGGAGATCCTGCGCACCAACCTGGCCGCGGTGATCCTGCAGATGGCCGCCCTGAAACTCGGTGACATCGCGGACTTTCCGTTCCTGGACCCACCGGACGCGCGCAGCATCCGCGACGGTGTGCAGTTGCTGCAGGAACTCGGCGCGTTCGACGGCACCGGCGCACTGACCGAGGTGGGAAGCCGGCTGGCCCGGCTGCCGCTGGATCCACGCATCGGGCGGATGATCCTGGCCGCCGACACCGAGAACTGTGTGCGGGAAGTGCTGGTGCTCGCCGCGGCGCTGTCCATCCCGGACCCGCGGGAGCGCCCGGTGGACCGGGAGGAGGCCGCGCGCCAGAAGCACGCCCGGTTCGCCGACGAGCACTCCGACTTCGTGTCCTACCTGAACCTGTGGCGCTATCTGCGGGAGCAACGAAAGGAGCGTTCCGGCAGCGCCTTTCGCCGCATGTGCCGGGACGAGTTCCTGCACTACCTGCGGATCCGGGAGTGGCAGGATCTTGCCGGCCAGCTGCGTAGCATCGCGGGCGATCTGGGCATCCGGGAATCCGACGAAGACGCCGATCCGGCCCGGATCCACGCCGCGCTGACCGCCGGCCTGCTGTCCCACATCGGCCTACGGGAGGGCGAGACCCGCGACTACATCGGCGCGCGCAACACCAAGTTCGTGCTGGCGCCGGGGTCGGTGCTCTCCAAGAAGCCACCGCGCTGGATCGTCGTCGCCGATCTGGTGGAGACCAGCCGGCTGTTCGGTCGCACCGCCGCACGGGTGGATCCAGATTCCATCGAGCGGGTAGCCGGGGATCTGGTGCAGCGCAGCTACAGCGAGCCGCACTGGAACGCGCAGCGCGGCGCGGTGATGGCCTTCGAGCGGGTGACGCTCTACGGGCTGCCATTGGTGCCACGCCGAACCGTCGGCTACGCGCAGGTCGACCCGGCGGTCTCGCGCGACCTGTTCATCCAGCATGCGCTGGTCGAGGGTGACTGGCAGACCCGGCACCACTTCTTCCGGGACAACGCCGCACTGCGCGCGGAGCTGGAGGAGATGGAGGAGCGGGCCCGCCGCCGTGACCTGGTGATCGATGACCAGGAGCTGTTCGCCCTCTACGATGCCAGGATTCCGCCGGAGGCGGTGTCGGCCAGGCACTTCGACGCATGGTGGAAGAAGCAGCGGCACAAGACACCCGAGCTGCTCACCTTCACCCGCGCCGAACTGCTGCGCTCCGATGACGCCGACGAGCACCCCGATACCTGGCGTACCGAGGATCTGGCGCTGCCGCTCACCTACCGGTTCGAACCGGGCGCCGCCGATGACGGGGTCACGGTGCATGTTCCGGTCGAGGTGCTCACCCGCATCGGAGGCGATGGGTTCCCCTGGCAGGTACCCGCATTGCGGGAGGAATTGGTGACCGCGCTGATCAAATCGCTGCCCAAGGATCTGCGCCGTAACTTCGTACCCGCCCCGGACACCGCACGGGCCATCCTCGATGACCTGAACCCCGGAACCGGGTCCCTGCTGACCGAGATGGCCCGTGAGTTGCGCAGGCGCAGCGGTGTGGTGGTGCCGATCGAGGCGTTCGACCTGAGCAAGATCCCCGACCATCTGAGGGTCACCTTCGCGGTGGAGACCGCCGACGGTGCCGAGGTGGCGCGGGGCAAGGACCTTGCCGGGCTGCAGGATCGGCTGGCGGCCCCGGTGCAACGCGCGGTGGCCCAGGCCGTAGCCGGCGAGTGGCAGCGCACCGGTCTGACATCGTGGCCGGCCGATCTGGCCGAATTGCCGCGCACGGTGGAACAACTCAGCGGCGGACATACCGTTCGCGGGTTTCCGGCCTTCGTGGATACCGGCGCCGGGGTGGATGTGCGGGTCTTCGCGACCAAGGCCGAACAGATCGCCACCATGCGGCCGGGTCTGCGCCGGCTGCTGCGGCTGACGGCGCCGTCGCCGGTCAAGGCGGTGGAACGCGGACTCGACACCCGGGCCAGACTCGCGCTGAACGCCAACCCGGACGGCTCGCTGACCGCTCTGCTGGAGGATTGCGCCGACGCCGCCGTCGATGCATTGGCCCGGGAAATGGTCTGGACCAAAGCCGATTTCGACGCCCTGACAGCGCAGGTGGGCAAGCGGCTGGCAGCGACGACCTCCGATGTCGCCGCGCGGGTCGGCAAGGTGCTGGCCGCTGCCCACGAGGCGCAGGTGGCCATTCCTGACCGGCCGCCGACGGCACAGGCCGACGCCGTCGCCGATATCCGGGCGCAGCTGGATCGGCTGCTGCCCAAGGGTTTCGTCACGATCACCGGTGTCACCCGGTTGGCCGATCTGACCCGTTACCTGTTGGCGATCGGCCGGCGGCTGGAACGGCTGCCGCACGCGCTCGGCGCCGACCGGGAGCGGATGGACCGGGTGCACGCCGTGGAGGACGCCTACGACGACCTGGTGCGGACACTGTCCCCGGCCCGCGCCGCCGGCGTGGATGTCACCGATATCGGTTGGCAGATCGAGGAATTACGGGTCAGTCTGTGGGCCCAGCAGCTGGGCACCCCGCGCCCGGTCAGCGAGCAACGGATCTACAAGGCGATAGCGGCGATCAGCTAG
- a CDS encoding acetoin reductase translates to MTRTIPAPLLGKVALVTGAGRGIGRGIAHELAGQGADLALVDVSADTLADVADEITEIGSKVTTFVADVSDRAAVFEAVEHAASSLGGFDIMVNNAGIALVGPIAEVTPEQLSRLWAINVDGVLWGIQAAVAKFTQLGTRGKVINASSIAGHEGFAMLGPYSATKFAVRALTQAAAKEHAADGITVNAYCPGVVGTDMWVEIDKRFAELTGAAEGETFEKFSATIALGRPETPEDVAGFVAYLAGPGADYMTGQAGLIDGGMVYR, encoded by the coding sequence ATGACACGCACGATCCCCGCCCCGCTGCTCGGCAAGGTGGCACTGGTGACCGGTGCCGGCCGCGGTATCGGCCGCGGCATCGCCCATGAGCTGGCCGGCCAGGGCGCCGACCTCGCGCTGGTCGATGTCAGCGCCGATACGCTGGCCGACGTCGCCGACGAGATCACCGAGATCGGCTCCAAGGTCACCACATTCGTCGCCGATGTCTCGGACCGCGCGGCGGTCTTCGAGGCCGTGGAGCACGCGGCGAGCTCGCTCGGCGGGTTCGACATCATGGTGAACAACGCCGGGATCGCCCTGGTGGGTCCGATTGCCGAGGTGACACCGGAACAGTTGTCCCGGCTGTGGGCGATCAACGTCGACGGTGTGCTGTGGGGCATCCAGGCCGCGGTCGCCAAGTTCACCCAGCTCGGCACGAGGGGCAAGGTGATCAACGCCTCGTCCATCGCGGGCCACGAGGGGTTCGCGATGCTCGGCCCCTACAGCGCCACCAAATTCGCGGTCCGGGCACTCACCCAGGCCGCGGCCAAGGAGCACGCCGCGGACGGCATCACCGTCAACGCGTACTGCCCGGGGGTCGTCGGCACCGACATGTGGGTCGAGATCGACAAGCGGTTCGCCGAACTGACCGGCGCCGCCGAGGGGGAGACCTTCGAGAAGTTCTCCGCCACCATCGCACTCGGCAGGCCGGAGACACCGGAGGATGTCGCCGGATTCGTCGCCTACCTGGCCGGGCCTGGCGCGGACTACATGACCGGACAGGCCGGCCTGATCGACGGGGGCATGGTCTACCGGTGA
- a CDS encoding mycobacterial-type methylenetetrahydrofolate reductase, producing MPLNTVALELVPPNVERGAQYAVEEAIKVRTLSQERGVGIGHVMIPGMIDEDDDRPIEMKPKMDVLEYWSLIQPELPGSRGLCTQVTSFLDEPALRGRLTELNGANFDGIAFVGVPRTLSDGEGGGVAPTDALSTFESLVPNRGVILIPTRDGEQGRFNFKCNQGATYGMTQLLYSDAIVGFLTEFARTTEHRPEILLSFGFVPKLETKIGLINWLIQDAGNAAVAAEQEFVSRLAPLDPDAKRREMLDLYKRVVDGVGGLGFPLSVHFEAAYGPSAPAFDTFAAMLDYWAPESSSSNAG from the coding sequence GTGCCGCTCAATACCGTCGCGCTCGAACTCGTCCCACCGAACGTGGAACGGGGTGCGCAGTACGCCGTCGAAGAGGCGATCAAGGTCCGCACGTTGTCGCAGGAGAGGGGCGTCGGGATCGGGCACGTCATGATCCCCGGGATGATCGACGAGGACGACGACCGCCCGATCGAGATGAAGCCCAAGATGGACGTGCTGGAGTACTGGTCGCTGATCCAGCCCGAACTGCCCGGATCCCGCGGACTGTGCACGCAGGTCACGTCCTTCCTGGACGAGCCGGCGCTGCGCGGCAGGCTCACCGAGCTGAACGGGGCGAACTTCGACGGCATCGCCTTCGTCGGGGTGCCGCGCACGCTCAGCGACGGCGAGGGCGGCGGTGTCGCCCCCACCGATGCGCTGTCCACGTTCGAGAGCCTGGTGCCCAACCGCGGGGTCATCCTGATCCCGACCCGCGACGGTGAGCAGGGCCGCTTCAACTTCAAGTGCAACCAGGGCGCCACCTACGGGATGACCCAGCTGCTGTACTCGGACGCCATCGTCGGTTTCCTCACCGAGTTCGCCCGCACCACCGAACACCGTCCGGAGATCCTGCTGTCCTTCGGTTTCGTGCCGAAGCTGGAAACCAAGATCGGCCTGATCAACTGGCTCATCCAGGATGCCGGTAACGCGGCCGTGGCCGCCGAACAGGAGTTCGTCAGCAGGCTGGCGCCGCTGGACCCCGACGCCAAGCGCCGGGAGATGCTGGACCTGTACAAGCGGGTGGTCGACGGTGTCGGCGGGCTCGGCTTCCCGCTGAGCGTGCACTTCGAGGCGGCCTACGGTCCGTCGGCGCCGGCCTTCGACACCTTCGCCGCGATGCTCGACTACTGGGCGCCGGAAAGCTCCAGCTCGAACGCCGGATAG
- a CDS encoding FAD-dependent oxidoreductase gives MRKIRVAVIGAGPAGIYASDILTSEYKDARVDLFDRLPAPYGLVRYGVAPDHPRIKEIIKALRRVLSRDEIRFIGNVHYGTDITLTDLRRHYDAVIFSTGARRDRPLDIPGIDLPGSYGAADFVSWYDGHPDVPRTWPLEAREVAVLGAGNVALDIARMLAKPADEQLGTEIPGNVYQGLALNKATDIHVFARRGPAQIKFSPMEFRELSHSPSVDVIVHPEGFEIDEASQKAINSTKSIKLVVDTMMKYMDREATDAPHRIHIHLCQSPVAVLGTDAVEGLRAERTELIGDGTVRGTGEFTDWPVQAVYRAVGYLSSHLADLPFDHHGGVVPNDAGRVLDADWMVVDATYVTGWIKRGPIGLIGHTKSDAAETIASLLADLPGLRAPEVDDPDAILGHLSGNGVDYTTWAEWERLDAHEVALGAEQGRERVKLVPRADMITAGRRPPTHR, from the coding sequence ATGCGAAAGATTCGGGTTGCTGTCATCGGGGCCGGTCCGGCCGGTATCTATGCGTCCGACATCCTGACCAGCGAATACAAGGATGCTCGCGTCGACCTGTTCGACCGGTTGCCGGCCCCGTACGGGCTGGTTCGGTACGGGGTCGCGCCCGATCATCCACGGATCAAGGAGATCATCAAGGCGCTGCGCCGGGTGCTCTCGCGGGACGAGATCCGCTTCATCGGCAACGTGCACTACGGCACCGACATCACGCTGACCGATCTGCGCCGCCACTACGACGCCGTCATCTTCTCCACCGGCGCGCGTCGCGACCGCCCACTGGATATCCCGGGTATCGACCTGCCCGGCAGCTACGGCGCCGCGGACTTCGTGTCCTGGTACGACGGACATCCCGACGTGCCGCGCACCTGGCCGTTGGAGGCCCGCGAGGTCGCCGTCCTTGGCGCGGGCAATGTGGCCCTCGACATCGCTCGGATGCTGGCCAAACCCGCCGATGAACAGCTCGGCACCGAGATCCCCGGCAATGTCTATCAGGGGCTCGCCCTGAACAAGGCGACCGACATTCATGTCTTCGCCCGCCGCGGCCCGGCCCAGATCAAGTTCTCGCCCATGGAGTTTCGTGAACTGTCGCACTCGCCGAGTGTGGACGTCATCGTGCACCCGGAGGGATTCGAGATCGACGAGGCCAGCCAGAAGGCCATCAACTCGACCAAGTCGATCAAGCTCGTCGTCGACACCATGATGAAGTACATGGACCGTGAGGCGACCGACGCGCCGCACCGGATCCACATCCACCTCTGCCAGTCGCCCGTCGCGGTGCTCGGCACCGATGCGGTGGAGGGGCTGCGCGCCGAACGCACCGAGCTGATCGGCGACGGAACCGTGCGGGGTACCGGGGAATTCACCGACTGGCCGGTGCAGGCCGTCTACCGCGCGGTCGGCTACCTGTCCTCGCATCTGGCCGATCTGCCGTTCGACCACCACGGTGGTGTGGTCCCCAACGACGCGGGACGGGTGCTCGACGCGGACTGGATGGTGGTGGACGCGACCTACGTCACGGGCTGGATCAAGCGCGGACCGATCGGCCTGATCGGTCACACCAAATCCGATGCGGCCGAGACGATTGCCAGCCTGCTGGCGGACCTGCCGGGCCTGCGCGCGCCCGAGGTCGATGATCCGGACGCCATCCTGGGCCACCTGTCCGGCAACGGGGTCGACTACACCACCTGGGCCGAATGGGAACGACTCGATGCCCACGAGGTCGCCCTCGGTGCCGAGCAGGGCCGTGAACGGGTCAAGCTGGTGCCGCGGGCGGACATGATCACCGCAGGTAGGCGTCCGCCCACGCACCGATGA